ttttattattttatggctgtgtatttatgttatgatttgtgaaacactttgtaactttcTTTTGAGAAGTTCTATATCGATATATTATTGTGTTTCTAATGGGTTTCTCTTTTGTGCACAGAGGTGCTGCCCCTTGTTCAGTTCTATCTGGAAGAGGGCATCAGTGATGAGGAGGCTGTGTCTCTTATTGACCTGGAAGTTCCTCAAATGGATGACAGGGATGCAAACCAGCAAGATATGGCCAATGGTATCCTTTGACCACTGCTGTAACATAAATACACACGCCTTGTATGAACTCTGCTGGACCAGAGAATGCGTATCTCGGCCCTGACACACTGCAGATCTGTTCAAAACGAAGCACGTGACTCTCATTTGCCTTGTGACAGTTCTAAGAAGCTGTTTAGTCTGCATTGGCCTGGATTCTGTGCTGGTGGGTAAGCTGTCGGAGCTAAGTCATCTTAGCTCTTGAGCTAATAGGGTTAGCGAGGCTCTCCTGTCTCATCTTAATGACACTAACCCTCTGAGAGCCGTAGCCACAGCCCCTAGTGCAGGGATTAACCTGCATTAGCCGGCAGACACTCAAGGGCACTGAGGTCTGCTCTGTTCTCCCAGAGCCACGACGTGACTGACAGGTACGACTGATTGACAGTTTGAACACTCTCACTCTGAGAAGAGTCTCTGAGGAATCATCTTGTCAGGAGATTTTTCCTGtgttgaaaatgtataattacagaaaaaatatataaccattaaaaatatgatgtttttattgcttgGGCTATTTGTTCTTTAACAACACCAATCAGAGCTGCAGTCTTTGAGGCTGGATGAGGCTGCAGATGAAGCAGAGTTCGACCCATTCACTGCCAAAATGAGCTTTGAGGTAAGAAAGGACAGAACAGATGAGGTGATTAATATTCCACCAGCTGGACAAGGTGAACGGACGGGTCCATATTAAAACAtggatgtgtttctgtgtgtccaAGCAGCAGGGGGGCTCGAACTTTGTCCCCATCAAGGTGAGTCGCTCAGCGCTGCGCTCCATGAGCAGGAGGGACGTCCTGATCAAACGCTGGCCCAGGCCGCTCAAGTGGGAATACTTCCGCTCCCTGCTGCCAGATGTGAGCATCACCATGTGCCCCACCTGCTTCAAGGtgcagtatttacaacattcacagCTGACTTGACCTGTTGTGATGTTcttttgctgtctttttttttttttttttttacagtaacactgttttatcttttcttcTGTCATGTTGCTCAACTGCTATAATTGTATTATGTGTCTGTTTCCTTGTAGATGTTTCACAGTGAGGACTATGAACTCCTGGTTCTTCAGCACAACTGCTGTCCGTACTGTCGCAGACCCATCGATGAACCAAACTGACCTCCCTACAACTACGGCAGTGAATCTGTTATGTATAGGGGGGGCAGAGTTTCTTGGCAGCAGAGAGACTTAACAACAAGCAGctcttttaaacatttcatatttatgacTCCATGCTGATGAGGCTGTGGCCCAGAGGCATTGTTTCCAGGTTGCCCATCGCTCTTTGCCACATCTATctctcaagaacgccttgaggggATTTCCTCAATGTTGGTACTGATTAGAtcttggtggtcaaaggtcaaggtcacatgtGACCTCACCAAACATATTTTTTACCTTGTGAACGTGATATTTCAGGAACACCTCAAGGGAAGCCTTTCAAATTTGCTATAAAACATGTTCATTATCACTcacagataaactgattagTATTTGGCGGTCAAGTGACcttacaaaacaaatgtttgaccTTGTGAACACAGCATTCGAGGAACACCTTGATAAAATGTCCTTAAACCTGGTACAAGTGTTCACTTGGAttcaaagatgaattgattagatGTTTGcggttgaaggtcaaagggcAATGTCACAGTGGCCTTATGTTCTTGTGACCTTCCATTGTTTTCATGCAGTGTAATACAGTTGTTACTGTGATATACTTAGACACCTATAGGTTTAATATCATGTGAATGTTGAGCTTCTTGAGCTGGAGAAATACctgtaatgtttgtgtgttgatcaTAACAGAGTTTAAGAAAAGTGCCCATCAGCCAATCTACTCTATTGGATTATTAGGATCAGATTACATAGAGATGTCACTGATTATGTCATCATTTGAAAGGGAATGTGAGTGTACAGTGTAAAATATGTCACTatgaaacatatttatttaaaaagacactACTTTGACCTAATAGAGTCCAAAACTATTTGTTATGTAGAGAATGTTGTTTATTCACAAAGGCCAGATATCTGCCAACAAGTGCATTCCACAGACTCGTATACTGAAGCTATACTGTGTTTTATAACATATGTCACCTGTTGTTTAGTGATgagaatgtatttttatattgacACAAGGAAATAAAAGTCTTTTCAACAGAAGTATTTGGGCATTTTTATCATAGTTATTGAAAAAATGGGATTTGTATTTTGTCCACTCTGATTTAAATCACAGCCACTTgttccctctctgcctccttctaCTCGCTCCTCTCATGTCATTCTGATGATGCACACGACAGTAATGATGGGGTTTGAGCAGCCATATCTATAACCAATTACTATGAAAATACTTCACATACATTTATAGAAAAGTGAACAGCACTCAACCAGGGCAGGAAACTTATGACACTGGAGTTTAAGGTCAGTGCACACAACATGAAAGATGATTACCCTGTGACAATGGAGTAACCAGAGACAGTAAGGAGACATCTACATGTTAACAGATGAAACAGGACAACCAGTCAGAAGACTGATTCAAGAAGTCTCTCATGAATTGTTTcaactttttaaacattttattacaaactgagtaaaacttttaaataaaggCAAACAGTGATATTTCTAGAGTGTTACTGCAAAGGGATAGTGGAGGTCACGTCATTACATCATATTGAATGTAGTGCAGCAGGAGGGTTGTGATTTGTCTGTGAAGttgtttgaaaacattttttatcacTGGTtggcttttttttcaaataaaatattctcAAACGTTATTGCCATGTAGTTATAGCTTCTCGCCAGCGGGGGCTGCTGCAGCCCTCTCAGCAGCCCTTCTTCCAGCGTCCTTGcatttacattaacatttaacacaGCACAGAACAACATGAGAGTAACTCCAGCAGCAACAAGGTTATTCTCTCATAACTCATTTGACATTGATGATTTCGTGAACATAAGTCCAGTATCACAGTTCAAGTTGTGTTTGGTGAAAACTTTGGTGTTTTTCGTTCCTTTTTGCAAGTTATCGAGTTACTTTTACAAAAGGTTACAAGACAAATTTCGTACCTCTTTTGATTCTGAAGattgtctgatgtgtgtgttaactGTGTCTCTTAGGGATTTAATGCATGGGCAGTCAGAAGGACCGATACTAGTTAATCAGCACACTCAGAGGTAACGTTTTTGAATTAGGCTTCTTTCCCCATAGACCACTTAGTAATGAATCATTAATATTTTTCTGTGTGACTTTTCTTAGTGttgatttttaatgttattcACTTTAACTTCTCTGGagcagcaacaataacaacTCAGCTTCTTTCTGCTTCCAAACACGTGCAGGAAGCTCTTCTCCCCCTGAGGCTCTGACCAGCCAATGGAAACTAACAATGATTTTCATGAGTCTCCCTGAATATTATTTCAGGTTCTTTCAAGTCATTACTGGCTGCTCATCATGTGATGTCCTGTCCTGCTGTCAGACCCATTCCACTTCACTCGTCTTGGGGCTTGTGTCTGGGCTGGAGGGAGGCGTAATAAGACCTGGCTGCAACGGCACCATTTCTCCAGACTCTTCTAACCGAACACAGCTCTGGGACATCCCTGCAAAGCGTAATATTGTTGTCCCTGCTGTGAACCCAGACAGGCCTCTCGCCAGAGCTCGGGATGCCACCCTGAGGCCGCCTGCCCGCTTCCGTCTTGCCGAGGCAGTGGCCATTTGCCGAGCTCCAGCCAGCTCAGTCAGAAAGCCCAGGCTCTGGGAGGGGAGGCTGTAGACGTGAAGGCCACGAAAGAGTTCTGGCAGTGGCCACGCGACACCTTGAGTCTCTGGTGGAAGTGATTCCAACTGTACCAACATAAACCGCTCCCCCGCGCGGCCCTGTAAATAGTCTGCTAGAATGCAGCTAAACGAAGCACTGAAGACATCCACACAGGGAGAGGAAGCAGGGTTGCTTCTCcctgcctcttcttcctccccgAATCTATTTCTCTCCCAGCTCGGAGCTCCCCATTCTTCCGCCTTTATCCAGGCAGCCTGGGTTAGAACTAGCACCACTTTGCCTCCCTGCCGCTTAAGTCGGTCCAGTCTTGAATGGAGCCAAGGGACGGGGCCCAGGACGCTAAGCTCAGCCTGGCTCCACAGGTCCAGAGACACACTGAAGCCCAGGGCCTGCAGAGACGAGCCCAGGTGGCACATCAGCCCCGGCAGAGCCTGGTTACCATCGGGTGGGTACAGCAACACCACATGACCACCACCCACTGCACCTGACACAAAGGGAGATTAAAACCTTCAAGGTCAAAGGAAGAGTTTGACATTTCAAGATGTACagtttgcttgttttctttctggatCAACACTTCTCTCAAAAACAATGctaaacagcagcaacagtctTAAATATAAGTGATACTTTAAACACAAGAACATTCatcttatttcatttaaaacttaaaaacagtATAAAGGGGGATGGAGAAAATAGTGGCGCAGACCTTTCACGTCGTCCTCTTTCAACCATCGCCACACGTGGcctaaaggaaaaacaaagccCACATTGAGGTCTTCTGATGAGGTgctattaatatttaatgaccTACAAATATTTAACTGACCTTTTAGAACCCCTTGTATGAAATAGGCTCCGAGTATGGCCATACATATCAGCAGTAATCCGATGAGGAGCGGCAGGCTCCATTTCCATCGAGATGCTggagaaatgaatgaattatgaaGCACAGTCTTTCTCAAGCACATTAAACAGGGACTGCAAAGGATTTCAATCACTGGAGAGTGACCAAGTGTTTGATCACTTATTTACCAggtaagaataaaaaaatgcgGTTTGTTTGATAAGAGTTAAACATTAACGTCACTTAATCTTGGTCTGAACGGTAATTCATTCTCTTACTTGCAAATGGACACTGGGGCTCTAAGTGTGTCTCCATCCCATGTATCTTTATCTAAAAAGAAGTAAAGGAGTTAGTGGGAgtacagtatttatattttaatatgcaTAATATTAGAAAGTAAGTCGAGTATCACCTGGACACAAAGCAGAGGGTGTGATGACACATTGAACTCTCCTGTTTTCTGTGAGGCAAAttaatcattaaataaattgaGAAAAGCATTTACAAGTCACTCAGGCCCATCattcccattaaattcaatcaagctctACAAATGTACAAACTTTTAGAAATCTTTTATAAAAATGCAACGTTAAACAAAGTGACcaaaaaaacaagtcatcaTGTAGTTTTCCTGGTGTTTCTTTACCCAGTGTCCGTAGCGCGTTGCCATCcagcctgcatgtgtgtggttgtgcagTCGCTGTCTGGAGCCGGTCACCTCCTCACACCGGCCTCCTGACAGCTCTCTCTTGCACAGCCACACCTCTGCCTCCAGTCTGCAGGGGGCACTCACGTTCCAGCTCAGCCCTGTGCCACCCCCCCACATCGGAAACTCCTCCAGGGACACACTCACATTGTGCTGCATTCTTTCAAGTGTGTCTGAAATAAAAGGAACGTAAAATAAAGGTGGGTTTCGATAAACGctgataaaagaaataaatggaTCTGAAAGTTGACGCCCTTCTTTACCATTTTGGTTTTTGAAAGGACAGAATTCTCTCCGAAGCGCTTTTCCCTTCCACCACACCTGAAAGCAAATTTGTTCTGTATTATCTTCGAATATAAATATCTgtagctgtttttttattgcttaTCACACATGTACGCTACCTGGAAGCACAGACACGGTGCGACAAAGTTTGAAGATATGACCATTTCTTTCTCGCCTTTGGGCTGCAGAGGTTAGAAAAAGGTTACACAGATTCATGCAGACACTATCAATATTCATATTGACTTGTCGGACTGATATGATTACATCGTATGGATAATTCAGCACTGACTGACCCATGCAAGAATCTCTCCGGGTATTTCGTTCCAAATCATCTGATACATGAGATCATCGTGTCTGGCATTAGCGTTTTCCAGGTGGAGGAGGACCACGTCTGTCCTGGGGTCCGTCTCAGCTCGGAGTCTGGGAGCTGAGTCAGAGACAAGTCAGACTTCAATCCCCGCTGAGGTGCACAGGTGTCTttctacatgtatgtgtgtttttgccagCACTGACTCCCATGTGcataatacacacatgcagtattTCAGAGTATCTCTTACCATTGCAGTCCTTAACATGCGCCTCCAGGTTCATGGAGCAAACTGAAAGACATTGGGGAGATTGGCTGTTcaataaaaatcacacaaatgACTCAATTCCGCGCTGTCTTTGCTTTCATTGCAGCAACTGACCTCACCTTCTTCTAAAGGTGGGATCGAGATATTTTGGACGTTGTGCGTTCCCTTGGAATGTGCGTAGACCTGCACCACAACAGGACTGTCAAACCTCACCGCCTCCGTCAACAGCAGCTGGAAACATAAAGAGGAGTTCTAGTATTTTTGAACCCGGGCCCTATGGtaataaatgtgggtgtgtaaattCATGGTACTAACAAAGACTTTTGGAATTGGTTCAGTAGACTATAATTAACTCTTATTCCTTTTTATCTTACTTTTATTGCAACCATATTTTATGAAGTTAAATGGGACAGCTTCTGACTCTGCTGCCTGTCAGAGtaagtgtttagtttaaaaaggcacagaAGTAATGATGtgtgatctactgagcgggtcacatggctttcatagtgatgccatacaagccagtagccagtcagagCCTCGGCGTAGCTTCAGGTTCGGCTTTTAACGTAACGTTTTTAACGACTAAAAGGCGGAAGCTGATAACACCATGGTACAACTGAAGATTATTGTTTTCATAACAACGTCTGACAGAGCGTGAAGGAGCCAACGGAAACAACAACTACACAAGGTAATTCATTCACGAGTCTCCAATATCATCTACCTTATGTGTGGACTGTGGAGAGGTGTGGACTGAAGTGGAGCGGCTCAGTTTGAACTTTAGCGTCTTCCAGATCTCGCTGTGGCCTGGAGAGCTGAGACACACTTTCACCAGAGCTGTAACAcacagtggaggagaagaggagaaatgaagtgtaattgttattttaaaaaattatgaaaagtAAGAAAGTGGGATTGaatgtgtgactttgtgtgtttagGGTTGAGCATTTAGTTTTATACCTGTTGGTTGGAGGAGCACATTCTGACCACTTCCCTCCCCCTTTGAATGACTGAATAACTCCTCTTCATCGCCGTGTTCCCCCGACTCCTCAGAAACCTCTTCAGCAACTGTAAAGGCATCGCAACCACAGTAAGTAAGACAGCACGGAACGCAAATTGTTTAAGACCACGACAGCTGAAAAGTTGACAGAGGAGCAGCAAGGATAAGGCGGCCACAGGAATCGGCTTTTCAAGAAATGATTTGacaactagaatgacactcagtcgAGCacaaggcccaaaagtcccctttaaaactacatttaaaaccACTAGATCTGGAGGTTTCATTTGGATCCGCATCATAATTCATACACTCAGGAATATCAGAACCCTAAACATGACAGAATCTCACattgtaaaagaaagtgaaaaataattcctgaTCCTTTATCTGGATCTACTCCAAAATATTaagggttcttccctgatgcataccacatccttccttCTTCTGTGGTAATCAGCTAAACCTCTAAACCCAAACTCTAATTGTAGCATTCTCCTGTTATCAATCAAACAAAGCAATCATTCGTGTGGTTACTTTAAACAGGTTCATGTCCTTGCGTAAGCTAACACACCCAACATGAGGGCGCACCTGGTACTCTATTGGTTGGGAGATTTTGAATGAcaccggaaatgtttccaggggacccaaaaaagtgacGAACCTGCCTGTAGCTCAATGCTTTGTGAGGCTATTGATGTTTGCTGtattgtatttgcatgtgttgtgactttttgcagcgcacGTGTTGTCAAATTGAGTGGCAGTGCATTGAGCTCTCTCCACCACCGTATATTTGAGGGGTTTGAGTGAAAGCGTTACAAAATCTGAGTATGAAATCAACAACTCCTGCCCTCAAACTTGAAGacacactcttgaataaagatacggaagaaaaaaaaaacacaatccagtagtttttgcaaaatcttgctaacaaaccaacaaacagatgaaaacattacttCCTTGGACATGATTCTTGACAAACTTACCTTTGACTGTGATGATGATTCGCAGGCAGGGTTCACAGTCCTGTGCGTCCGAGCAGCGCAGCATCACTTTCAGCTGCATGAGTGTAACATCCACGACGTCATTGGGATCAGGCAGGGCAGCAGAGAACTGAGAGACTGATGACACAgagatgtttgtctgttttagaCACACTACACACTGTGTCTGGTGTCAGGTTAACATGCACTcgtgttgattgtgttgttaCCTGACTTCACGTGGCAGTCCCACAAACCCTAGAGAAAGACAAGATGCTGATGAGTGTAACTAACAAAGCCCCCCTCACCCATAATAATATCTCATGAGTACTTCAGTCAAAGAGTTCAGATCCTCCACTAAATAAATCTACCATAAGTTAAAGTTTGACGAGGGGGTTGGGTTGTACAGTTATtaactacatttttatttgcacatgtttgtttgcacatTCTAAAACAATTGAtgacacatactgtacaaacaGTTGATTCTCTACTGAAACTGCATTATCTCAGCAACAAAGGATTAATTATCAATAGATTAGTTATTTCAAGTTATGCCTGATattcttcatcaagatctgttaattattccctgagaaatctttgaaaatgtcaacaaaaaaacCAAGGTTATGGCTTTAACTCTGTTCTTTCATTACCTCAGCtgaggaggttctgttttcgcctgcatttgtttgtttggttggttgtttttgAACAGGATCATTAACTAGTGGGCGGCTCACAGCGAAACTTGATGCAAGGATACTGTGTGTTagtttcatgttgtgttgtttttgacaTGCCTGGTCTGTTTGTTGTATTCTATACAGCAACAAAAATGAGCATTTGcatcatattaataataatccGTTGTCTTTGAACTTTAGGGCAAGTGCAAtaattcacttttattctgcatttttattctGGGTCTTGCGTGATATGTCTTTGTgtactgttttgttgttgttgttgttgtttgttgtaatatgtactgtgctgcagctgctgtagcactttaGCCCAAGAACAATTTCCCTATGGGAGAATAAAAGTATATTTGAGTATTTGAGTAAATGAATGACCTCAACGAGGGCAGGGTTGTTCTCTGGACAGTCCGTCATactctgctgttgtgtttggagGATTTCTCGCTCTGCTCTGACACGAATGTCTAGATTCAACTGGAAACTGAGCGGGGGAGTAAAGTGTCCTGCTGGTGCTCAGTGGTAAATAAGTAATGGGCATTaaactctgatctctctctgtttctctgtgttgtttctccTGATCCAGCACAAAACCCCACAGCCTGCACATTCAGttctattattatcatcaccATGCATGAACTGGATTTTCAAGCAATAATAAGCAATAATACAGAAACTTGATCACATTCATTCCAACAACTGGATTGCAAACAGGATTTCCACTTGGCTTTCTGTGTTGACTCGTCAATGTCAGGTTTGACGATATAATACATGGTGGTTTAACAAATGACCTgattaaacaaacagatatCATCAGGTATGTGAGGTGTGTACCTGTTGGAGCCATCAAATAAGTCACTTTACAGCCATGGCACCAATATAGAGAAGCCTTTAGATCATCATGGTGACTTGTTACCTCGCTACACATGAGGTCCGGTGCGTCCTGCTCCATCATCTCCAGCTCTCCGGCGGACACCAGCAGCCTGAGGcgcagctggagcagcagcaggagcacagaggagaaccGTGGCCCCCGGAGGTAGTGGAGGCGCAGCGCGGAGGCCATGCCTTGGAGAGCGGAGCGGCCGCGCGCTTGGCACAGGGAGCTTCTCTCCCCGACGCACGTCTCTTGTCCCCCACAGCTGGAGTCAGTTCATCCCAGAGGCAAAGAGAGGAGACCGTAAAAACCAGTGGATCCACCCCGACGCTCAGCTGAGGCATGACAGCTCCGAGTTCCTCCGGGAGACGAGTGATCTCAGCTCGGCTCTCCACCGCAAAATGCTCCTTTCGATGAGTGACAGCTCGGGAGGTGGGCGTGTCGCTTTTTCCAGTGTATTTCTGCACCGGTGAATCATTACAGATTAAACCACAATACACTCCTTTGTAAAGGGGCATTGAAAACTGGTGACTGATTGGGGAGAAAGGAACTTAAAAGTGCATCAGATAAACTTTATATAGATTATCT
The sequence above is drawn from the Hippoglossus hippoglossus isolate fHipHip1 chromosome 7, fHipHip1.pri, whole genome shotgun sequence genome and encodes:
- the wu:fl23c11 gene encoding uncharacterized protein wu:fl23c11 isoform X2, with product MASALRLHYLRGPRFSSVLLLLLQLRLRLLVSAGELEMMEQDAPDLMCSEGLWDCHVKSVSQFSAALPDPNDVVDVTLMQLKVMLRCSDAQDCEPCLRIIITVKVAEEVSEESGEHGDEEELFSHSKGEGSGQNVLLQPTALVKVCLSSPGHSEIWKTLKFKLSRSTSVHTSPQSTHKLLLTEAVRFDSPVVVQVYAHSKGTHNVQNISIPPLEEVCSMNLEAHVKDCNAPRLRAETDPRTDVVLLHLENANARHDDLMYQMIWNEIPGEILAWPKGEKEMVISSNFVAPCLCFQVWWKGKALRREFCPFKNQNDTLERMQHNVSVSLEEFPMWGGGTGLSWNVSAPCRLEAEVWLCKRELSGGRCEEVTGSRQRLHNHTHAGWMATRYGHWKTGEFNVSSHPLLCVQIKIHGMETHLEPQCPFATSRWKWSLPLLIGLLLICMAILGAYFIQGVLKGHVWRWLKEDDVKVGGGHVVLLYPPDGNQALPGLMCHLGSSLQALGFSVSLDLWSQAELSVLGPVPWLHSRLDRLKRQGGKVVLVLTQAAWIKAEEWGAPSWERNRFGEEEEAGRSNPASSPCVDVFSASFSCILADYLQGRAGERFMLVQLESLPPETQGVAWPLPELFRGLHVYSLPSQSLGFLTELAGARQMATASARRKRAGGLRVASRALARGLSGFTAGTTILRFAGMSQSCVRLEESGEMVPLQPGLITPPSSPDTSPKTSEVEWV
- the wu:fl23c11 gene encoding uncharacterized protein wu:fl23c11 isoform X1 — translated: MASALRLHYLRGPRFSSVLLLLLQLRLRLLVSAGELEMMEQDAPDLMCSEGLWDCHVKSVSQFSAALPDPNDVVDVTLMQLKVMLRCSDAQDCEPCLRIIITVKVAEEVSEESGEHGDEEELFSHSKGEGSGQNVLLQPTALVKVCLSSPGHSEIWKTLKFKLSRSTSVHTSPQSTHKLLLTEAVRFDSPVVVQVYAHSKGTHNVQNISIPPLEEVCSMNLEAHVKDCNAPRLRAETDPRTDVVLLHLENANARHDDLMYQMIWNEIPGEILAWPKGEKEMVISSNFVAPCLCFQVWWKGKALRREFCPFKNQNDTLERMQHNVSVSLEEFPMWGGGTGLSWNVSAPCRLEAEVWLCKRELSGGRCEEVTGSRQRLHNHTHAGWMATRYGHWKTGEFNVSSHPLLCVQIKIHGMETHLEPQCPFATSRWKWSLPLLIGLLLICMAILGAYFIQGVLKGHVWRWLKEDDVKGAVGGGHVVLLYPPDGNQALPGLMCHLGSSLQALGFSVSLDLWSQAELSVLGPVPWLHSRLDRLKRQGGKVVLVLTQAAWIKAEEWGAPSWERNRFGEEEEAGRSNPASSPCVDVFSASFSCILADYLQGRAGERFMLVQLESLPPETQGVAWPLPELFRGLHVYSLPSQSLGFLTELAGARQMATASARRKRAGGLRVASRALARGLSGFTAGTTILRFAGMSQSCVRLEESGEMVPLQPGLITPPSSPDTSPKTSEVEWV